Proteins from a genomic interval of Liolophura sinensis isolate JHLJ2023 chromosome 3, CUHK_Ljap_v2, whole genome shotgun sequence:
- the LOC135463604 gene encoding solute carrier organic anion transporter family member 2A1-like, producing the protein MEKGSENKTMLPPVSCVETKETTPQRCLNRLSDIRFYTASLTFAMFSFSLTWGYFLASLTTVEKRFGFGSTETGMIFGCYEIGHLSIALFISHFGNRVHIPRLLSLSFFVLGCCSITLALPHFFLGPLTIGSDPITGNATDFESVGEICQTESSPKADPLVSGDKCAASEAGAISGIPYFVLPAIIFVIKGMAGTPMSCLGVAFIDNNASEGKSPLYMGICFAAISLGPTVGFFLGAWCLLMYEDLTEPAITPSHPRWIGAWWLGLLMSGSLEILTSLPLLLVAKKRDKVKALTAGEEKVKPPVDVYTCRGLIQSMIRILRNPVFLCLTLSGTSAVYVVAGFFTFLPKYLESQFGVPAWRANSIAGLVSGFAAGLGSIVGGALVTKLKLRFRTTLLLCMISMCISLPTMLSGMLMGCDNVNLITSNLSMSPGVNSTCSSACACSDTEYYPVCDPVTGNSYLSPCHAGCQSHDLVEVAGEKMFTSCTCTSGGNATLGLCPRDCGVLIPYAIIFIVFTFAQSLLTAPGLILTMRCVKKSDKALAVGIAGCIVSILGWIMAPLVYGIVIDSACALWQTTCGSEEKGTCWLYHNGDFRIKFHGLTLGFGLSCLMFFFFAFRFSRGKNFDEDNDEERTNRTSGEDSSNCNMVDCGEGICDGQNESVPLRQVNPPNDSQNNNQNVL; encoded by the exons ATGGAGAAAGGCTCAGAGAATAAGACGATGCTACCCCCTGTCAGCTGTGTCGAAACAAAGGAGACAACCCCGCAGAGATGTCTGAATCGGCTATCAGACATCCGTTTCTACACGGCCAGTCTTACTTTTGCCATGTTCTCCTTTTCTCTTACTTGGGGATACTTCCTGGCTTCGCTAACGACAGTCGAAAAACGGTTCGGATTTGGCAGCACGGAGACCGGGATGATTTTCGGCTGTTACGAAATCGGCCATCTCTCAATCGCCTTGTTCATTAGTCATTTTGGCAACCGCGTTCACATACCTCGGCTTTTGTCTCTGTCTTTCTTTGTACTGGGCTGCTGCTCCATCACCCTGGCCTTGCCTCACTTCTTCCTGGGACCTCTGACGATTGGCTCCGATCCTATCACCGGTAACGCCACAGATTTTGAATCTGTGGGCGAAATCTGCCAGACTGAGTCTTCGCCCAAAGCCGATCCTCTGGTATCCGGGGACAAATGCGCAGCATCGGAAGCGGGCGCAATTTCCGGTATTCCATATTTTGTTCTCCCGGCTATTATATTCGTCATCAAAGGGATGGCAGGAACGCCGATGAGCTGTCTTGGTGTGGCCTTCATTGATAACAATGCCAGCGAAGGCAAATCCCCACTATATATGG GTATCTGTTTTGCCGCCATTTCTCTGGGACCAACGGTTGGCTTTTTCCTCGGTGCGTGGTGCCTCCTGATGTACGAAGATCTCACAG AGCCCGCCATTACGCCATCTCACCCTCGTTGGATCGGAGCCTGGTGGCTAGGATTGCTCATGTCGGGTTCTCTGGAGATACTGACGTCATTGCCGCTTCTGCTGGTTGCCAAGAAGAGGGACAAAGTGAAAGCCTTAACAGCAGGGGAAGAGAAAGTGAAACCGCCAGTAGATGTGTACACGTGCAGAG GGTTAATCCAGTCTATGATTCGTATTCTGAGAAACCCGGTGTTCCTCTGTCTGACCTTGTCAGGAACGTCTGCTGTCTACGTCGTCGCCGGTTTCTTCACTTTTTTACCCAAATACCTTGAGAGTCAGTTTGGAGTCCCAGCATGGAGGGCGAACTCCATTGCAG GTTTAGTCAGCGGCTTCGCAGCAGGCCTTGGGTCGATTGTAGGGGGCGCTCTTGTCACCAAGCTCAAACTACGCTTCAGGACAACTCTCCTGCTGTGCATGATCTCGatgtgcatatcattgcccacAATGTTGTCCGGTATGCTGATGGGATGTGACAACGTCAACCTCATTACCTCCAACTTATCCATGAG cccGGGTGTCAACAGCACATGCTCCAGCGCATGCGCATGTTCCGACACTGAGTACTATCCAGTGTGTGACCCGGTCACCGGAAACTCGTACCTCTCGCCTTGTCACGCGGGATGTCAGTCACATGATCTAGTGGAGGTTGCAGGAGAAAAG ATGTTTACGTCCTGCACATGTACGTCCGGTGGTAACGCCACCCTGGGACTGTGTCCGCGGGACTGTGGGGTCCTCATCCCTTACGCTATCATCTTCATTGTCTTCACCTTCGCTCAGAGTCTGTTGACAGCCCCAGGCCTGATACTCACCATGAG GTGTGTGAAGAAGAGTGACAAAGCCCTGGCCGTGGGAATAGCCGGCTGTATTGTGTCCATATTGG GTTGGATCATGGCTCCACTGGTGTATGGTATCGTGATCGACTCCGCATGCGCACTCTGGCAGACGACGTGTGGTTCCGAGGAGAAAGGCACCTGTTGGCTGTACCACAACGGCGACTTTCGCATCAAATTCCATGGACTCACTCTGGGTTTTGGCCTCTCCTGTCTGATGTTCTTCTTTTTTGCATTTAGATTCAGTCGAGGTAAAAACTTTGACGAGGATAACGATGAGGAAAGGACTAATCGAACCTCTGGAGAGGACAGTTCGAATTGCAATATGGTGGACTGTGGCGAAGGCATCTGCGATGGACAAAACGAGTCTGTGCCACTGAGACAAGTAAATCCCCCAAACGACAGCCAAAATAACAACCAAAATGTTCTCTAG